The Prochlorococcus marinus XMU1408 region GATCAATAATTGAATCTAAACCCTCTGTTAAGGTAGATATACTAATCATTTCTACTCCTTTTATTTTATCACCACTACATAAGATTTTTTTATTCGGGCAATTTTTATTGACTGTATATACTTTCTTTTCTTGTAATGGTTTACCTAATGAAATTAGTGATAATTGAGCATCTCCTCCGAGTACAGAGCTTGTAACTATTTTTGCAATAACAGGTTTTGGTAAAATTAGATTATTATTATTTAATTTGATTTTTGTTTGGACAGTGTTTGGAGTGAAATTTATTTTTTGAACAGAGCCTACAATAATTCCTCGATAAGTAACAGGAGACATTTTTGCAAGACCACTTGCATCTTTGAAGTTTGCGGATATCTCCCAGCTTTTAGAACCTAAACGGAAATCTCTTAACCAAAGCATTGCTCCTGAAAAGATAATTACTCCACCTAAAAGTGAAAAACCAACAAATGCATCACGTAAACTTCTACGCATAAATTTATAAGTCCTCTGGTTGCATGGGGCCTTGAAGATTGCCTGTGCGAAATTGTTTTACATAGGCATTTTCACTTTGTTTAAATTGATCTATTGATCCATCCCATTGAAACTTACCGTCATAAAGCAAAATAACTCTATTAGCTGTTCTCTCAATTGTACTTGAAACATGACTTACTACAATTGAACACCCTTGGGCTACATCAGTTGTTTTAATAATTAGATCTTCAATTCGAGTACAAGCTATTGGATCAAGTCCTGCTGTTGGCTCGTCATATAGAAGAAGAGGAATTGAGTCTGATTCTTTTTTGGAGTCACTTATTAAAGCTCTCGCAAAACTTACTCTTTTTTGCATTCCTCCACTGAGTTGATTTGGAAATTTTTCTGCAACATCGTATAAGCCAACTTCTTGCAAACAATGTATAATTTTTTTTTGAATAATTTGCTCAGAAAAAATTTTCTGTTTTTCAAGTAAAAAACCTACATTTTCTCTTACTGTTAACGATGCTAATAATGCAGGATTTTGAAAAACTAATCTCACATCTGGGGGATCGTTTTGATCAAGTCTTAAATATTTTTGTTCAATACCTGATATTTGAAGATTTCCATTAGAAGGCAAAAGCAATCCAGCTAGTAGGCGAAGTATTGTTGATTTGCCTGAGCCAGAAGGACCAACAATTGCAAGTCTCTCTCCTGCACACATGGCAAGATTGACTTTATTGAGAACTTTTTTTGATCCCAGTTCTACACTGAGATCTTTCATCCACATCACATGAGTGCTTTTTGGCACACTCTCTCCTAATGTTTGGTTACCTATCTCATTTTGTATGAGATGTCTGAATTGGGAAGTTTAATTAGAGTTTATATGAATAAATTATTTAGGTTTCATTGAAAATTTATCTAACTTGAATCCATTGAAAAAAAGAAGAAAAAGAAAATTAAGAAGATCTTCTTTGCGTAAAAGTTTTTTCGCAAGTTTGTCTTTTCAGCTTTACTCACGTTTTAAAAGAGCTATTAGATGGCTTTTACCTGGGCTAGTGGTTAAAAGATGGCTAATGACATCTGGATTAGGTTTATTAATTGCTTTAATAGGGGCATCAATCTGGGCTGATCTTAGGCCTATATATTGGGTTGTTGAAATACTTTTTTGGTTTTTAGGATTCATAACTACTTTTTTACCTAGAACTATTTTTGGACCAATAGTTTTTCTGATAGGAATATCTTTGTTGATTTGGGGGCAAGGGAGAAGTTTTGAATCAATTAAGCAAGCTTTAGGCACAAAAAAAGATACTTTTTTAGTTGATGCATTAAGAGCTAAACAAAGATTAAATAGAGGTCCAAATATTGTTGCTATAGGTGGTGGAACAGGTTTATCTTCATTATTAAAAGGTTTAAAAAGATATAGCAGTCGAATTACAGCAATAGTTACTGTCGCAGACGACGGAGGAAGTAGCGGGGTTCTCAGGAGAGAACTTGGTGTTCAGCCTCCTGGTGACATAAGAAATTGTTTGGCAGCCTTAGCAACGGAAGAACCACTTATAAAGGGGCTTTTTCAGTATCGCTTTTCTTCAGGAAGTGGACTTGAGGGACATAGCTTTGGCAACCTTTTTCTTTCTGCTTTAACTGCAATAACTGGAAGCTTAGAGACAGCAATTACTGCTTCGAGTAGGGTTCTTGCTGTTCAGGGGCAAGTTGTACCAGCAACTAATGTAGATGTCCGATTATGGGCAGAGCTTGAAAATGGTGAACGGATAAATGGAGAATCAGCTATTGGTAAAGCACAACTTCCAATAGTAAGAATCGGTTGCCACCCTTCTCAACCTCCAGCTTTGCCAAGAGCGCTAGAGGCTATAAAAAATGCAGAAATTATATTAATTGGCCCTGGAAGTTTATACACTTCAATTCTTCCAAATTTACTTGTACCTGAAATAGTCGAAGCAATTGAAAGAAGCAATGCTCCCAAATTGTATATATGTAATTTGATGACTCAGCCAGGAGAAACTGATGGACTTGATGTAACTGGTCATGTGAGAGCTATTGAGGCTCAATTAGCTACCAGAGGAATCACTAGAAAAATATTTAGTTCAATTCTTGCTCAAGGCGAATTGCAACCCTCACCATTGTTGGATTACTACAAGTCAAAAGGAGCTGAACCAGTTAAATGTAATAAGAATGACCTTCTAGCAAGAGGTTATAAGGTTTATCTGGCTTCACTTCAAGGCTCAAAAGCTACTCCAACTTTGCGACATGATCCTAGAAGTCTTGCTTTAGCAATAATGAGATTTTATCGGAGGTACAAAAGAGGTAAATAATTTTAGTAAGCATCTTGCAGTTCATAAAAATCTGGCTGAATATAATCTTTTCTCAATGGCCATCCCTTCCAATCTTCAGGCATTAAAAGTCTTTTTGGATGTGGGTGGCCCTTAAAATTTACACCATACATGTCAAACGTTTCTCTTTCTTGCCAATCTGCACCTCTAAAAAGGCTATATACGCTAGGAACAGTTAAGTCACCATTGCGACTTAAAAATACTTTTAATCTTACTTCGCGAGGAGAAATATCTTGTTTAAATTCATTCATTTCGATTAAGTTATAAAAGCAAACAATGTCTAGTCCAGGACCTTCATCGTATCCACCTTGACATTGAAGATAATTAAATCCATCATTTTTTAACGCCTCAACTATTGGTAAAAGATTTGTTGGATTGACTTTAATAACCTCAATACCAAGATGGTCCTCTGAGAGAGATATATTTTCAAATCCATTTTGAGAAAGCCATTCGCTTACCGGACCAGAGTTTTTTTTGTCTTCTATGATTTCAGATTCTTTTGTCATGGATTTAAAAAGGGTGATTAATTACTTGAAAGTTCTTCAGATATTTTTTGAACCTCTTTAAGAGACTGGTCAAATTCTTCTGATAGTGAAGGGTTTAAGGCTATTAATTGTGATTTTGCATTGAGATATTGGCCATTAACTTTTGGATCAACTCTTTTCATTTTATGTGGAATAGTTATGTATCTATGTGTTTGAGTTATTTTCGACCTTTCTGATATTGATTCATTTGCAACTTTTTTTCTTAATTTAATTACAGCATCAAATATTGCCTCTGGTCTAGGAGGGCATCCAGGAAGATAAAGATCAACTGGAATTAATTTGTCAACACCTCTTACTGCTGTAGTCGAATCGGCACTGAACATTCCGCCAGTAATTGTGCAAGCTCCCATTGCAATTACGTATTTTGGATCAGGCATTTGTTCATAAAGTCTTACAAGAGCAGGTGCCATTTTCATTGTGACCGTTCCAGCAACTATTAGTAGATCTGCTTGTCTGGGAGAACTTCTAGGTACTAATCCGAATCTATCAAAATCAAATCGTGATCCAATTAGGGCGGCAAATTCAATAA contains the following coding sequences:
- a CDS encoding MlaD family protein, translated to MRRSLRDAFVGFSLLGGVIIFSGAMLWLRDFRLGSKSWEISANFKDASGLAKMSPVTYRGIIVGSVQKINFTPNTVQTKIKLNNNNLILPKPVIAKIVTSSVLGGDAQLSLISLGKPLQEKKVYTVNKNCPNKKILCSGDKIKGVEMISISTLTEGLDSIIDQADRQAIVKKLSESIKQFDRTQANLDELVLLSKSELLRAKPIITELTKASYHLNNILESLDNPKTLKDIQELASTSSSLTKKIDQMSSDMGKIMEDKELVDALKRVTIGLSKLFDEIYP
- the nuoB gene encoding NADH-quinone oxidoreductase subunit NuoB; this translates as MELNPLNNSPATETVRSLREATCGPVGAPSITNDLSENIILTSLEDLHNWARLSSLWPLLYGTACCFIEFAALIGSRFDFDRFGLVPRSSPRQADLLIVAGTVTMKMAPALVRLYEQMPDPKYVIAMGACTITGGMFSADSTTAVRGVDKLIPVDLYLPGCPPRPEAIFDAVIKLRKKVANESISERSKITQTHRYITIPHKMKRVDPKVNGQYLNAKSQLIALNPSLSEEFDQSLKEVQKISEELSSN
- a CDS encoding NAD(P)H-quinone oxidoreductase subunit J, producing the protein MTKESEIIEDKKNSGPVSEWLSQNGFENISLSEDHLGIEVIKVNPTNLLPIVEALKNDGFNYLQCQGGYDEGPGLDIVCFYNLIEMNEFKQDISPREVRLKVFLSRNGDLTVPSVYSLFRGADWQERETFDMYGVNFKGHPHPKRLLMPEDWKGWPLRKDYIQPDFYELQDAY
- a CDS encoding ABC transporter ATP-binding protein → MPKSTHVMWMKDLSVELGSKKVLNKVNLAMCAGERLAIVGPSGSGKSTILRLLAGLLLPSNGNLQISGIEQKYLRLDQNDPPDVRLVFQNPALLASLTVRENVGFLLEKQKIFSEQIIQKKIIHCLQEVGLYDVAEKFPNQLSGGMQKRVSFARALISDSKKESDSIPLLLYDEPTAGLDPIACTRIEDLIIKTTDVAQGCSIVVSHVSSTIERTANRVILLYDGKFQWDGSIDQFKQSENAYVKQFRTGNLQGPMQPEDL
- the yvcK gene encoding uridine diphosphate-N-acetylglucosamine-binding protein YvcK, with the translated sequence MKKRRKRKLRRSSLRKSFFASLSFQLYSRFKRAIRWLLPGLVVKRWLMTSGLGLLIALIGASIWADLRPIYWVVEILFWFLGFITTFLPRTIFGPIVFLIGISLLIWGQGRSFESIKQALGTKKDTFLVDALRAKQRLNRGPNIVAIGGGTGLSSLLKGLKRYSSRITAIVTVADDGGSSGVLRRELGVQPPGDIRNCLAALATEEPLIKGLFQYRFSSGSGLEGHSFGNLFLSALTAITGSLETAITASSRVLAVQGQVVPATNVDVRLWAELENGERINGESAIGKAQLPIVRIGCHPSQPPALPRALEAIKNAEIILIGPGSLYTSILPNLLVPEIVEAIERSNAPKLYICNLMTQPGETDGLDVTGHVRAIEAQLATRGITRKIFSSILAQGELQPSPLLDYYKSKGAEPVKCNKNDLLARGYKVYLASLQGSKATPTLRHDPRSLALAIMRFYRRYKRGK